Proteins encoded within one genomic window of Chlorobaculum sp. MV4-Y:
- the ruvB gene encoding Holliday junction branch migration DNA helicase RuvB, with product MRIEALNTAPDATEVRFEEQIRPQKMGDFAGQKKLTDNLKVFITAARKRGEALDHVLLSGPPGLGKTTLAHIIAAEMGGGIKITSGPLIDKPGNLAGLLTSMKKGDILFIDEIHRLAPAVEEYLYSAMEDYRIDILLDSGPASRAVQLKLEPFTLVGATTRAGLLTSPLRARFGINSRLDYYSPELLQGIIVRAAGILNIGVDEDAAMEIARRSRGTPRIANRLLRRARDFAQVAGDASISLAVARRTLESLEIDEGGLDDMDKKILEAIVRKFNGGPVGVASLAVSVGEEQDTIEEVYEPYLIQMGYLSRTPRGRVATRLAMSRFSHLGISAEGPLFDAAEGHDG from the coding sequence GTGAGGATTGAAGCGTTGAATACCGCTCCCGATGCGACGGAAGTCCGGTTCGAGGAGCAGATACGGCCGCAAAAAATGGGCGATTTTGCCGGTCAGAAAAAGCTGACCGACAACCTGAAGGTGTTCATCACCGCGGCCCGCAAGCGCGGCGAGGCGCTCGACCACGTGCTGCTCTCTGGCCCGCCCGGCCTCGGCAAGACCACGCTTGCGCACATCATCGCCGCCGAGATGGGAGGCGGCATCAAGATCACCTCCGGCCCGCTGATCGACAAGCCGGGCAACCTGGCCGGGCTGCTCACCAGCATGAAAAAGGGGGATATTCTCTTCATCGACGAAATTCACCGGCTCGCTCCGGCGGTCGAGGAGTACCTCTATTCGGCGATGGAGGATTATCGCATCGACATTCTGCTCGACAGCGGCCCGGCGTCGCGGGCGGTGCAGCTCAAGCTCGAGCCCTTCACGCTGGTCGGCGCGACTACGCGGGCTGGCCTTTTGACCTCACCGCTCCGGGCGCGGTTCGGTATCAACAGCCGCCTTGATTACTACAGCCCAGAGCTGCTGCAAGGTATCATCGTCCGCGCGGCTGGGATTCTGAACATTGGCGTTGACGAAGACGCAGCGATGGAGATCGCCCGCCGTTCGCGCGGCACTCCGCGTATTGCCAACCGCCTTTTGCGGCGGGCGCGTGACTTCGCGCAGGTTGCGGGCGATGCCTCGATTTCGCTCGCCGTGGCGCGGCGCACCCTCGAATCGCTCGAAATCGACGAAGGCGGCCTCGACGACATGGACAAGAAAATTCTCGAAGCGATCGTCCGCAAATTCAACGGTGGCCCGGTCGGTGTGGCCTCGCTTGCCGTGTCGGTTGGTGAGGAGCAGGATACCATTGAGGAGGTTTATGAACCATATCTGATCCAGATGGGATACCTCTCCCGAACGCCTCGAGGGCGTGTCGCCACCCGCCTTGCCATGAGCCGGTTCTCTCATCTGGGTATCTCCGCAGAGGGGCCGCTCTTCGACGCCGCCGAAGGCCATGACGGATAG
- a CDS encoding tetratricopeptide repeat protein — MTDSANRIGAFWRSLALLALFAVAALWAFPAMASASRDSTATSRDSAVSASDVLPEYVQGLFLDMKGDYWGAIDTFRKVMAKKPGDAAVSYSISKSYLHLTVLDSARVYGEAAVRLDPANRHYLRYLAGVAHEMKAYDQAAELLGKAFLLEPERTDILYLQGLEYLAAKRPEQALQVFEKAARIDPYNEAALTQILTLEIALKHYPEAIETSRQLLKLGGNDRKIGITLAELYTKTGQETLAIQTLHELAEGEPGNIAYRIALFDHYIRAGRNDEFHGELTTYLDKESPSKESLHDFAKLYISRSGKDSLFVGPALALLDELIARRPRDSQLFMLKGMYGMMHGRKQDGVELLTKAVQLDSGNATAWEFLITAQLESGDKRKAFELLAQAKRRLPRQRMRWSVLEGSLLLSSHELRRAVAVLETVAGAKRKPGDPNLLIQANINLAMVCDLLGLKKRSRVAYERVLDLDPHNTLAMNNLAYLLTEEGITRSKALRLATNAVMLEPDNGVYLDTLGWVHYKLGNFELARQFLEKAAATGLDEPDIYRHLEEVYRKLGNEPKAREMLEKARTVEKAQGNKKSGH; from the coding sequence ATGACGGATAGCGCAAATCGAATCGGCGCGTTCTGGCGGAGTCTCGCGCTGCTGGCGCTCTTCGCCGTCGCTGCGCTCTGGGCCTTCCCGGCAATGGCGTCAGCAAGCCGCGACAGTACCGCTACATCCCGTGACTCTGCGGTCTCAGCTTCGGATGTTTTACCCGAATACGTGCAGGGACTTTTTCTCGACATGAAGGGGGATTACTGGGGAGCCATCGATACCTTCAGGAAGGTGATGGCTAAAAAGCCTGGCGATGCCGCCGTGAGCTATTCGATCTCAAAATCCTATTTGCACCTGACCGTGCTCGACTCGGCGCGGGTTTACGGCGAGGCGGCGGTCAGGCTCGATCCCGCGAACCGGCACTATCTCAGGTATCTCGCCGGAGTCGCGCATGAAATGAAAGCCTACGACCAGGCGGCGGAGCTGCTGGGCAAGGCATTCCTCCTGGAGCCGGAACGTACCGATATTCTCTATCTGCAAGGGCTTGAGTACCTGGCGGCAAAACGGCCTGAGCAGGCCCTCCAGGTGTTCGAGAAGGCTGCGCGGATCGATCCGTACAATGAAGCCGCCCTTACGCAAATCCTGACGCTGGAAATCGCTCTCAAGCACTATCCGGAAGCCATCGAGACCTCCAGACAGCTGCTCAAGCTTGGAGGAAACGACCGCAAAATCGGCATAACGCTTGCCGAACTCTATACGAAAACCGGGCAGGAGACGCTGGCCATTCAGACGCTTCACGAGCTGGCGGAGGGTGAGCCTGGCAATATCGCCTACCGGATCGCCCTGTTCGATCACTACATCAGAGCCGGGCGCAATGACGAATTTCATGGCGAACTGACGACCTATCTCGATAAAGAGTCGCCCTCGAAGGAGTCACTGCACGATTTTGCCAAACTCTATATTTCGCGTTCTGGCAAGGATTCACTCTTTGTCGGTCCGGCGCTTGCGCTGCTTGATGAGCTGATCGCCCGGCGCCCGCGTGACAGCCAGCTTTTCATGCTGAAAGGGATGTACGGCATGATGCACGGCCGCAAGCAGGATGGAGTCGAGCTGCTCACCAAAGCTGTGCAACTCGATTCCGGCAATGCGACGGCATGGGAGTTTCTGATCACCGCCCAGCTCGAATCAGGCGACAAGCGCAAGGCGTTCGAGCTTCTGGCGCAGGCAAAGCGAAGGCTCCCTCGGCAGAGGATGCGCTGGAGTGTCCTCGAAGGCTCTCTGCTACTCTCTTCCCATGAGCTGCGGAGGGCGGTTGCCGTGCTTGAAACGGTTGCCGGGGCGAAACGGAAGCCTGGCGACCCGAATCTTCTGATCCAGGCCAACATCAATCTGGCGATGGTCTGCGATCTGCTTGGCCTGAAAAAGCGTAGCCGAGTGGCTTATGAGCGGGTGCTCGATCTCGATCCGCACAACACCCTCGCCATGAACAATCTCGCCTACCTGCTTACCGAAGAGGGGATCACACGTAGCAAGGCGTTACGTCTGGCCACCAATGCGGTGATGCTTGAACCGGACAACGGAGTCTATCTCGATACTCTCGGCTGGGTACATTACAAACTTGGCAATTTCGAGCTTGCCCGGCAGTTCCTCGAAAAGGCGGCTGCCACCGGGCTGGACGAGCCGGATATCTACCGGCACCTTGAGGAGGTGTACCGGAAGCTCGGCAATGAACCGAAAGCAAGGGAGATGCTCGAAAAAGCGAGAACAGTCGAGAAGGCGCAAGGCAACAAAAAAAGCGGTCATTGA
- the nifJ gene encoding pyruvate:ferredoxin (flavodoxin) oxidoreductase, which produces MTRTFKTMEGNEALAHVAYRTNEVISIYPITPASPMGEYSDAWAAVDVKNIWGTVPLVNEMQSEAGAAAAVHGALQTGALTTTFTASQGLLLMIPNMYKIAGELTPCVIHVSARSLAAQALSIFCDHGDVMSVRGTGFALLASCSVQEVMDMALISQAATLESRVPFLHFFDGFRTSHEISKIEVLSDEEIRSMINDELVFAHRMRRMSPDAPIIRGTSQNPDVYFQARESVNKYYEACPSITQKAMDQFAELTGRSYKLYQYYGAPDADRIIIMMGSGAETALETVEYLNNHGEKVGLVKVRLFRPFDISAFIASLPSSVKCISVLDRVKEPGSAGEPLYLDVINAVAESYQGGKYVSMPKVVGGRYGLSSKEFTPAMVKAIFDNMNAESPKNHFTVGIEDDVTGKSLAYNETFSIEPDSVFRALFYGLGSDGTVGANKNSIKIIGENTDNYAQGFFVYDSKKAGSITTSHLRFGPEQIRSTYLITEAQFVGCHHWVFLEMIDLAKNLKQGGTLLINSVYSPEVVWSKLPRLVQQRLIDKQAKLYTIDAYKVAHESGMGQRINTIMQACFFAISGVLPGDEAISKIKDAIRQTYGKKGDEVVQQNIKAVDNTLANLHEVKIGAVADSEKELRAPIVGDAPEFVCNVLAKIIAGEGDSIPVSELPADGTYPIGTSQYEKRNLAQEIPVWVPELCIECGKCSMVCPHAAIRIKVYEPEHLENAPATFKSLEAKAKNWKGMRYTVQVAPEDCTGCRLCVNVCPARDKQVEGRKALNMHDQAPLRETEAACWSFFIDLPEFDRNKINQRIIKEQQLQQPLFEFSGACSGCGETPYIKLMTQLFGDRLVIGNATGCSSIYGGNLPTTPYACNPQGLGPTWSNSLFEDTAEFALGFRISINKQQEYALELVKKMATEIGETLATGILEATQNSEPEIFEQRERVAVLKEKLQQMKSNDAKNLLAVADMLVKKSVWAVGGDGWAYDIGYGGLDHVTASGKNVNMLVLDTEVYSNTGGQASKATPKAAVAKFAAAGRTATKKDLGLISMSYGNAYVASVALGARDEQTLKAFLEAEAYNGPSVILAYSHCIAHGFELSMGLEHQKAAVDSGHWLLYRYNPDRLKEGLNPLQLDSKKPKMPVEQFLNMENRFRMLKKTHPDLAKQYFQAIQHEVDARWAHYEHLANRSIEGEA; this is translated from the coding sequence ATGACCCGAACATTCAAGACAATGGAGGGGAATGAAGCTCTTGCTCATGTCGCCTATCGCACTAATGAAGTCATCTCGATATACCCGATTACCCCAGCCTCTCCGATGGGAGAGTACTCCGACGCATGGGCTGCTGTCGATGTAAAAAATATCTGGGGTACCGTACCGCTCGTCAATGAGATGCAGAGCGAAGCGGGTGCTGCCGCCGCCGTTCACGGCGCTTTGCAGACCGGCGCGCTGACGACCACCTTCACTGCATCTCAAGGTCTCTTGCTGATGATCCCAAACATGTACAAGATCGCCGGTGAACTGACCCCCTGCGTGATTCACGTGTCAGCCCGTTCGCTGGCCGCACAGGCACTCTCGATATTCTGCGACCACGGTGACGTGATGTCGGTCAGGGGCACCGGCTTCGCGCTGCTCGCCTCGTGCTCGGTGCAGGAGGTGATGGACATGGCGCTGATTTCGCAGGCTGCCACGCTCGAATCGCGCGTGCCTTTCCTGCACTTCTTCGACGGCTTCCGCACATCGCACGAAATCTCGAAAATCGAGGTGCTTTCGGACGAAGAGATCCGTTCGATGATCAACGACGAGCTGGTCTTCGCACACCGCATGCGCCGTATGTCGCCTGATGCGCCGATCATTCGCGGCACTTCGCAGAACCCGGACGTTTACTTCCAGGCACGCGAGAGCGTCAACAAATATTATGAGGCCTGCCCGTCAATCACCCAGAAGGCGATGGATCAATTTGCCGAACTGACTGGACGCAGCTATAAACTGTATCAGTACTACGGCGCTCCGGATGCCGACCGCATCATCATCATGATGGGTTCAGGCGCCGAGACCGCTCTCGAAACCGTCGAATACCTGAACAACCACGGTGAAAAGGTCGGTCTGGTCAAGGTGCGCCTCTTCAGACCTTTCGATATTTCTGCCTTCATCGCATCCCTACCGTCGAGCGTCAAATGCATCTCGGTGCTCGACCGCGTCAAGGAACCCGGTAGCGCTGGCGAACCGCTCTACCTCGACGTCATCAACGCCGTCGCAGAGTCGTACCAGGGCGGCAAATATGTCTCGATGCCGAAGGTTGTCGGTGGACGCTATGGTCTGTCTTCGAAGGAGTTCACGCCGGCGATGGTCAAGGCAATCTTCGACAACATGAACGCCGAATCGCCGAAGAACCACTTCACTGTTGGCATCGAAGACGACGTGACGGGCAAGAGCCTCGCTTACAACGAAACCTTTTCGATAGAGCCCGATTCGGTCTTCCGCGCGCTTTTTTACGGCCTCGGTTCAGACGGCACGGTCGGCGCGAACAAGAACTCGATCAAGATCATCGGCGAAAACACCGATAACTACGCGCAGGGCTTTTTTGTCTATGACTCCAAGAAAGCCGGCTCAATCACCACCTCGCATCTGAGGTTCGGCCCGGAGCAGATCCGTTCGACCTACCTCATCACCGAGGCGCAGTTCGTCGGCTGCCACCACTGGGTCTTCCTCGAAATGATCGACCTTGCCAAGAACCTCAAGCAGGGCGGCACGCTGCTCATCAACTCGGTCTATTCACCTGAAGTGGTATGGAGCAAGCTGCCGCGCCTCGTCCAGCAGCGTCTGATCGACAAGCAGGCAAAGCTTTACACCATCGACGCCTACAAGGTCGCCCACGAGAGCGGCATGGGCCAGCGCATCAACACCATCATGCAGGCCTGCTTCTTCGCCATTTCGGGCGTGCTGCCGGGTGATGAGGCGATCAGCAAGATCAAGGATGCCATCCGCCAAACCTACGGCAAGAAGGGCGACGAAGTCGTTCAGCAGAACATCAAGGCAGTCGATAACACGCTCGCCAACCTGCACGAAGTGAAGATCGGCGCTGTGGCCGACAGCGAGAAGGAGCTGCGCGCTCCCATTGTGGGCGACGCTCCGGAGTTTGTCTGCAACGTGCTCGCCAAAATCATCGCTGGCGAGGGCGACTCGATTCCGGTCAGCGAGCTGCCTGCCGACGGCACCTACCCGATCGGCACCTCGCAGTACGAAAAGCGCAACCTCGCACAGGAGATTCCGGTCTGGGTTCCGGAACTTTGTATCGAGTGCGGCAAGTGCTCGATGGTCTGCCCGCATGCAGCCATCCGCATCAAGGTGTACGAGCCGGAGCATCTCGAAAACGCCCCGGCAACCTTCAAGAGCCTCGAAGCAAAAGCGAAAAACTGGAAAGGCATGCGCTACACCGTTCAGGTTGCCCCGGAGGATTGCACCGGCTGCCGGCTCTGTGTCAACGTCTGCCCCGCAAGGGACAAGCAGGTCGAAGGCCGCAAGGCGCTCAACATGCACGATCAGGCACCGCTGCGTGAAACCGAAGCCGCCTGCTGGAGCTTTTTCATCGACCTTCCGGAATTCGACCGCAACAAGATCAACCAGCGCATCATCAAGGAGCAGCAGCTTCAGCAGCCGCTCTTCGAGTTCTCGGGCGCGTGCTCGGGCTGTGGTGAGACTCCGTATATCAAGCTGATGACGCAGCTCTTCGGTGATCGCCTCGTTATCGGTAACGCCACCGGCTGCTCGTCGATCTACGGCGGCAACCTGCCGACCACGCCGTATGCGTGCAACCCGCAGGGCCTCGGCCCAACGTGGTCAAACTCGCTCTTCGAGGATACCGCGGAGTTCGCGCTCGGTTTCCGTATTTCGATCAACAAGCAGCAAGAATATGCCCTGGAGCTGGTCAAAAAGATGGCCACTGAAATTGGCGAAACCCTTGCCACCGGCATCCTCGAAGCCACGCAGAACAGTGAACCGGAGATTTTCGAGCAGCGTGAGCGCGTAGCCGTGTTGAAAGAGAAGCTCCAGCAGATGAAATCCAACGACGCCAAGAACCTTCTTGCCGTGGCCGACATGCTGGTCAAGAAAAGCGTCTGGGCAGTCGGCGGCGACGGCTGGGCCTACGACATCGGCTACGGCGGCCTGGACCACGTCACTGCATCGGGTAAGAACGTCAACATGCTGGTGCTCGACACCGAGGTTTATTCCAACACCGGCGGTCAGGCCTCCAAGGCCACCCCGAAAGCCGCGGTCGCCAAGTTTGCCGCCGCTGGCCGCACAGCCACGAAGAAAGACCTCGGTCTTATTTCGATGAGCTACGGGAACGCCTACGTGGCCAGCGTCGCTCTCGGCGCGCGTGACGAGCAAACCCTGAAGGCGTTCCTCGAAGCCGAGGCGTACAATGGCCCGTCGGTGATTCTCGCCTACTCGCACTGCATCGCGCACGGCTTTGAACTGTCTATGGGTCTGGAGCACCAGAAAGCGGCGGTCGATTCCGGCCACTGGCTGCTGTACCGCTACAATCCGGACAGGCTGAAGGAGGGATTGAATCCGTTGCAGCTTGATTCCAAGAAGCCGAAGATGCCGGTCGAGCAGTTCCTGAACATGGAGAACCGCTTCAGAATGCTGAAAAAGACCCATCCGGATCTTGCAAAACAGTACTTCCAGGCGATCCAGCACGAGGTTGATGCCCGCTGGGCCCACTACGAACACCTCGCCAACCGTTCGATTGAAGGCGAAGCATAA
- the rlmB gene encoding 23S rRNA (guanosine(2251)-2'-O)-methyltransferase RlmB, translated as MDRANHAEIPAQEPREQVVYGRNAVIELLQSKPESVEKIYLQFNTSHPKLKEIVITARRLKIPCGKARMEKLTLISGTAKNQGVCALISSLNYYTLDEVLAAPRNSSPLLVILEGLEDPHNVGAIIRTAEAVAADAVIMIEGKGTPINASVHKASAGALSHMRVCKVKSLVKTLDLLHERGFSIVAADMEAEHNHTDIDWTRPTVLVMGAEGSGLGSETRKRCDRIVRIPMAGCVESLNVSVAAGVMLYEAMRQRLG; from the coding sequence TTGGACAGAGCAAACCACGCCGAAATCCCGGCTCAGGAACCTCGTGAACAGGTCGTCTATGGCCGCAACGCTGTCATTGAACTGTTGCAGTCGAAACCTGAGAGCGTCGAGAAGATATACCTCCAGTTCAACACCTCCCATCCCAAGCTCAAGGAAATTGTCATCACGGCCCGGAGGCTGAAGATTCCCTGCGGCAAGGCGCGCATGGAGAAGTTGACGCTCATCTCCGGCACGGCGAAGAACCAGGGTGTGTGCGCCCTGATCAGCAGTCTCAATTACTACACGCTCGACGAGGTGCTCGCCGCGCCGCGCAACAGCTCGCCATTGCTCGTGATCCTCGAAGGACTCGAAGATCCGCACAACGTCGGCGCGATCATCCGCACCGCCGAGGCCGTGGCCGCTGACGCGGTCATCATGATCGAGGGCAAGGGCACGCCGATCAACGCGAGCGTGCACAAGGCGTCGGCGGGAGCGCTGTCGCACATGCGCGTCTGCAAGGTCAAAAGCCTCGTCAAGACGCTCGACCTGTTGCACGAACGCGGATTCAGCATCGTGGCTGCCGACATGGAGGCCGAGCACAACCACACCGACATCGACTGGACTCGCCCGACGGTGCTCGTCATGGGGGCGGAGGGGAGCGGCCTCGGCTCCGAAACCCGCAAGCGCTGCGACCGGATCGTGCGCATTCCGATGGCTGGCTGCGTCGAATCGCTCAACGTCAGCGTCGCGGCAGGCGTGATGCTCTACGAAGCGATGCGCCAGCGGCTGGGGTGA
- the gcvH gene encoding glycine cleavage system protein GcvH gives MNIPDNLRYTKDHEWIKLLDDGATALVGITDFAQSELGDIVFVETKAVGTKVAAHGVFGTVEAVKTVADLFAPVAGEIVEINGGLDDAAIVNSDPYGEGWIVKLKLDNVADIDALLSPEAYRAQIGE, from the coding sequence ATGAACATCCCTGATAATCTCCGCTATACCAAAGACCATGAATGGATCAAGCTGCTCGATGATGGCGCGACCGCGCTGGTCGGCATCACCGATTTCGCGCAGTCCGAACTTGGTGACATCGTGTTCGTCGAAACCAAGGCTGTCGGCACGAAGGTCGCGGCGCACGGCGTGTTCGGTACCGTCGAGGCGGTCAAGACCGTTGCTGACCTGTTCGCTCCGGTGGCTGGCGAGATCGTCGAGATCAACGGCGGACTGGACGATGCGGCGATTGTCAACTCCGATCCATACGGCGAAGGGTGGATCGTCAAACTGAAGCTCGATAACGTCGCGGATATCGACGCGCTGCTTTCGCCCGAGGCTTATCGCGCGCAGATCGGCGAGTGA
- the gcvPA gene encoding aminomethyl-transferring glycine dehydrogenase subunit GcvPA has translation MPFITNTDAERAEMLQEIGVASFDELIADIPEEIRLKRALDLFPAMGEPEVKSLLEKMASSNAATCDHVSFLGAGAYDHYTPAAVKTISSRSEFYTAYTPYQAEVSQGTLQAIYEYQSVMCRLYGMDVANASMYDGASALAEAALMAVNITGRNGVVVAGKLHPYTRQVLETYLEAAGERAIVQNSIENGIGSIASLEALVTSEVAAVIVQQPNFYGCLEEVEAIGQIARKNGALFIVSADPVSLGVLEAPGNYGADIAVGEGQSVGNAQSFGGPYLGIFTVKQAHVRKIPGRLVGMTKDKDGEDGFILTLQTREQHIRREKATSNICSNQALCALQAVVHLSLLGKEGIREVANRSMQKAHYLADRIAEIPGFSLKYSAPFFREFVVATPVPAATIIEKMLEKKVFAGVDLSAWGEDGLLVAVTEKRTKEELDSFVSELASLG, from the coding sequence ATGCCTTTCATTACCAATACCGATGCCGAGCGGGCTGAAATGCTCCAGGAGATCGGCGTCGCGAGTTTCGACGAACTCATCGCGGACATTCCCGAGGAGATTCGCCTGAAGCGCGCGCTCGACCTTTTTCCCGCGATGGGTGAGCCGGAGGTGAAGAGTCTGCTCGAAAAGATGGCCTCCTCAAACGCCGCCACCTGTGACCACGTGAGCTTCCTCGGCGCGGGCGCTTATGATCACTACACTCCCGCTGCCGTCAAGACCATCTCGTCGCGCAGCGAATTTTATACAGCTTATACGCCGTATCAGGCCGAGGTGTCGCAGGGTACGCTTCAGGCGATCTACGAATACCAGAGCGTGATGTGCCGCCTGTACGGCATGGACGTGGCCAACGCCTCGATGTACGACGGCGCGAGCGCGCTGGCCGAAGCGGCGCTGATGGCCGTGAATATCACCGGGCGTAATGGCGTCGTGGTGGCGGGAAAACTGCATCCCTACACCCGCCAGGTGCTGGAGACTTACCTCGAAGCCGCCGGTGAGCGGGCCATCGTGCAGAACAGCATCGAGAACGGTATCGGCAGCATTGCCTCGCTCGAAGCGCTCGTCACCTCCGAAGTTGCCGCGGTGATCGTGCAGCAGCCGAACTTCTACGGCTGCCTCGAAGAGGTCGAAGCCATCGGTCAGATCGCCAGAAAGAACGGAGCGCTCTTCATCGTCTCCGCTGATCCGGTCTCCCTCGGCGTGCTCGAAGCGCCGGGCAACTACGGCGCGGACATCGCCGTAGGCGAAGGCCAGTCCGTCGGCAACGCCCAGAGCTTCGGCGGGCCGTACCTTGGCATTTTCACGGTCAAGCAGGCGCATGTGCGCAAAATTCCTGGCCGCCTCGTCGGCATGACCAAAGACAAGGATGGCGAGGACGGCTTCATTCTGACGCTTCAGACCCGCGAGCAGCACATCCGCCGCGAAAAGGCCACCTCGAACATTTGTTCCAATCAGGCGCTCTGCGCGTTGCAGGCGGTGGTGCACCTGTCGCTGCTCGGCAAGGAGGGTATCCGCGAGGTTGCCAACCGCTCGATGCAGAAGGCGCACTATCTGGCCGACCGCATCGCTGAGATTCCCGGCTTCTCGCTCAAATACAGCGCACCCTTTTTCCGCGAATTCGTGGTCGCGACGCCCGTTCCGGCGGCGACGATCATCGAGAAGATGCTGGAGAAAAAGGTATTCGCGGGCGTCGATCTTTCGGCATGGGGAGAAGATGGCCTCTTGGTCGCCGTCACCGAGAAGCGCACAAAAGAAGAACTCGACAGTTTCGTCAGCGAACTCGCTTCGCTTGGGTGA
- the dapA gene encoding 4-hydroxy-tetrahydrodipicolinate synthase → MSNRLISGSAVALVTPFQEDGSIDFEAMRRLVRFHREAGTDIVLPCGTTGESPTLTNEEEAEIIRVVCEEADESMMVAAGAGNNDTRHAVELARNAEKAGAQAILSVAPYYNKPSQEGYYQHFRRVAESVSIPVIIYNVPGRTGSNVSAGTILRLARDIDNVLAVKEASDNFEQIMTLIDERPENFSVMTGEDGLMLPFMALGGDGVISVAANQVPKVVKGLIDAMKAGNLEEARAINRRYRKLFRLNFIESNPVPVKYALSLMGMIEEVYRLPLVPMAEANKAILHDELQKLGLI, encoded by the coding sequence ATGTCCAATCGCCTTATTTCAGGTTCAGCCGTAGCGCTTGTCACGCCGTTCCAAGAGGACGGATCGATCGATTTCGAAGCCATGCGGCGGCTGGTGCGGTTCCATCGCGAGGCCGGAACCGACATCGTGCTTCCCTGCGGCACCACCGGCGAGTCGCCCACCCTCACGAACGAGGAGGAGGCGGAGATCATCCGCGTCGTCTGCGAGGAGGCTGACGAGTCGATGATGGTGGCCGCTGGCGCGGGCAACAATGACACCCGCCACGCGGTCGAGCTGGCGCGCAACGCCGAAAAGGCCGGGGCGCAGGCCATCCTCTCCGTTGCGCCTTATTACAACAAGCCGTCGCAGGAGGGGTACTACCAGCACTTCCGCCGCGTGGCCGAATCGGTCTCAATTCCGGTGATCATCTACAACGTGCCGGGGCGCACCGGCAGCAACGTGAGTGCCGGGACGATTCTGCGGCTGGCGCGGGACATCGACAACGTGCTCGCCGTCAAGGAGGCGTCGGACAACTTCGAGCAGATCATGACGCTCATCGACGAGCGCCCGGAAAACTTTTCGGTGATGACCGGCGAGGACGGGCTGATGCTGCCTTTCATGGCGCTCGGCGGCGACGGCGTGATTTCGGTGGCGGCCAATCAGGTGCCAAAGGTAGTCAAGGGGCTGATCGACGCCATGAAGGCGGGCAACCTCGAAGAGGCCCGCGCCATCAACCGCAGATACCGCAAGCTTTTCCGGCTGAACTTCATCGAGAGCAACCCGGTACCGGTCAAGTACGCGCTCTCGCTGATGGGCATGATCGAGGAGGTCTACCGCCTGCCGCTGGTGCCCATGGCCGAAGCCAACAAGGCAATTTTGCACGACGAGCTGCAAAAGCTTGGACTGATTTGA